The Pelodiscus sinensis isolate JC-2024 chromosome 32, ASM4963464v1, whole genome shotgun sequence genomic sequence GGAGCAGGCCCTGGCCCTCAGCACTACGGtagcccttctgggacacagtgGCCAGGCAtgcggggtggaggggagggggagcgcaggAGCTTTACTGCCCACACACCCACCCTGCAACCCTGGGGCTGAGGGGACCATGCCTAGGGCGGGAGGCCAGCATGCATGAGGGGCGGAGCTCTCTGGGCTCTGGCGGggagtagaaggggtggggcttatgACAGAACAGGAGGGTTTTaaaacagaaggggcagggcttaagctagaaggggcggggcttaaaacagaaggggcggggcttaaaacagaaggggcagagcttaaGTCAGAATGGGTGGGTTTTAAAACAGAAGGAGCGGGGCTtaagacagaaggggtggggcttaagatagaaggggcggggcttatagcagaaggggcggggcttaccACAGAACAGATAGATCTTAAAACAGAAGGGGCGGGTTTTAGGATAGACGGGGTGGGGCTTAAGACAGAAGGGACAGGGTTtaagacagaaggggtggggcttaagACAGAAGAGGCAAGACTtaagacagaaggggcggggcttaagATAGAAGGGATGGGTTTTaaaacagaaggggcggggcttaagATAGAAGGGATGGGTCTTAAGATAGAACGGGCGGGGCTGAGGACAGAAGGAGGCGGGTCTTaatccagaaggggtggggcttaagcctgaaggggtggggctggagactgGCCTCCCCGAACGGGTGCCTCCTACGGCCACAATGTCCGGGCCAGCATAAAGCGGTGGAAGAAATCCCCGAGGTCTTGGGGTGCCCGGTGTGTTGGGTGGAGAAGGGGCGCTGGGGCAGGTAGGGGTGCTGAGGAGGGGGCGCCCGGGCGGGAGGGAGGTCTGGGCGGCGACATGGGCCCTTCGGCCGCGGGGCCGGATGCACCGGCTTGCCCGCACACAGAACCACCTCACCCACGTGGCGGGGGCCTGCTGACCTGGCCCCGATAACCGAACGTGGCTCGTAGGCGCGCGACGGCCTCCGAGACGTTGCTTAATTAGCGCCCGGCGCGTCAGGCGTTCCTCTAGGCCTGGCGTTTCCCAAGCCCGCGTCTCTTGGCTTCTTGCATCAGTATCGAGGTGAACACAccctggcaagcagttccacaggttgactgtgcactgcgtgaagaagaactttcttgtattagttttaaacctgctccccattaatttcattgggtgtcctctagttcttctatcatgggaactaataaataacttttattaaatAATGACACTCGAAGATTAGCAGAACCGTTTTTAATACCCCGCTCGATTGTTTTTAATCCCCCTTCCTGCCACCCCCGTTACAGCAGTTCATTTCCCTTCCTCTCGCTCTGGGACCAGCTGGGGGACGTGCCCACGGCCTGGTGGATGTCCCTGGCCGCCCTGAGGCCGGCTTTCATGGCCGTGTCGATCCAGCCGTGTTGTTGGGCGGTGTACTCCCCGGCGAAGTAGACCCTCCCTTCGTTCTGGTGCAGCGCCGCGGCGAAGTCAGTGAACTGGTAGGGGGTCAAGGAGACGTAGGCGCCCATCGAATACTTGTCTTGGCCCCATTTCTTGACTACGTGTTTGTCGCAGACCTTCTGGACGTAGCTCTTGGGCAGCTGGTGGATTTTGGCCAGGTCCTCGCGCACCAGGTCCGCGCACATCTCGTCACTGAGGGAGTTGAAGAAGTCTGCGTCGTCATCCACCGTGTAGGACGccagcaccacccccaccccgctggaGAAATTGTGGCTGGGGTAGTAGATGTTTCGGGCCGGGTGGCCCGTGACCGACTTCCCGCCGAAGATCCCGTCCAGCTCCCAGAACCGCTTCCGGCAGGCCAGAAAAATCTTCACGTCCTTCGAGAAGTGGACAGAGCGCAGGGCCCGGGTCTTGCTGGGTGACAGAGGCGGGGAGAACTTAATGAGCCGGACGGCTTTGGCCGCGGTGGCCACCAGGACGTAGTCGGCCGTCTCCGACAAAGGCAGCGGGGCGTGCGGCTTGTGGTAGAACACCCTCACTCCGTCGCCGTCTTGTATTATCCTCACCACCGGGGCCTGGAATCGGATGTCTCTCTTCAAAGACCGATAGAACGCCTCTGGGAGTTTATCGAAGCCCCCGGTGATCTCGTCAAGCCTGAAAGAAAAGatgaggaaggaaaggagggaagaggacgGTGGAAGAATTGcaggtctctgagggtacgtctacactacagaggaagatcgaagtggcttccagggttcgaatgagcgggtctagctaatttgaactgacaGGGACTGTCATGAACAGGGGGAGAGCTGACTAGCActcggtgactaaggggttaactcaggtacctagcaaaggtgtcagcccTGGGGCCTGGAGAACCATTCGAgttagagggttgaaatttgaattggatagagattccctgcctgcttgctttgggtgtgtctagacgacagggttttgtcgacaaaactagaccTGCGTCTACGCTGCCgccgaattctgtcgacagaacgcggcagttttgtcgacggcggtaaacctcgttcgaCGAGGAACAACAACTTTTGTCGCcagagttctgtcgccagaaggcgtttttgcagctacactgtcctttgcgtctacactgtcatgtcaacaaagcggcttgctttgtcttcagaactggatgtcgtctagacgctctttgtcaacagaagcttcgttgacagtatgggtatgtctagactacaggcttttgtcgacagacgttttgtcgacagataggatgtgtctagactacagggtgctgtcgacaaaagttcacttttgtcgacaaaacgatacctgtgtctacactgccactgagttctgtcgacacaatgtcgacagaactcagcagttttgtcaacagttgtaaacctcattctacgaggaataacgccttttgtcgccagagttctgttgacagaaggcgttattgcatctacactgtcttttgcgtctacactgtcatgtcaacaaagcggcttgctttgtctacagaactggatgtcgtctagatgctGTTTGTCAatagaagctttgtcaacagtatctgtcgacgaaacttctgtcgacaaaagcctgtagtgtagacatatccatactgttaacaaagcttctgttgacaaagagcgtctagacgacatctagttcagtcaaaaaagcaagccactttgtggacatgagagtgtagactcaaaggacagtgtagatgtaataacgTCTCCTggagacagaactctgtcaacaaaaggagttattcctcatcgaatgaggtttaccgccatcgacaaaactggcAAGTTCTGTCAAAGTTATGACAACAGAACTCGGTGGAAGTGTAGACGCAggtctagttttgtcgacaaaagtccacctttgtcgacaaaaccctgtcactaagggtacgtctagactacagagttttgtcgacagaagttttgtcgacagatactgtcgacaaagcttctgtcgacaaagagcgtctacactacattcagttctgttgacaaagcaagctgctttgtcgacatggcagtgtagacgcaaggacagtttacatgcaataacaccttctgtcgacagaactctgtcgacagaaggcgttatgcctcgtaaaatgaggtttaccagcgtcgacaaaactgctgagttctgtcgacgttatgtcgacagaactcagcggtagtgtagatgcaggtatagttttgtcgacaaaagtccacttttgtcgacaaaactctgtagtctagacacacccttagacacacacctactgttgacaaagcttctgtcaacaaagagcgtctagacgacagccagttccgtcgacaaagcaagccgctttgtcgacataacagtgtagacgcaaaggacagtgtagatgcaataatgctttcTGGTGACAGAACTtcgtcaacaaaaggtgttattcctcgaagaatgaggtttaccgctgtcgacaaaactgtcgACAggactcggtggtagtgtagacacaggtctagttttgttgacaaacaTCCACCTTTTTCGACAAAACCcggtcgtctagacacaccccaggtaaGAGGGAAAAGTAAATTCAGTTGCGTTCGGGATCATTTTGCTTTCTTGTGAGGTTTGGTTTGAATGGCTCTGTGCGattctctgcctcctctctccaTTTATCATCAAAACCTTGCACCCAGAGACTTGACTCtgggttttaatttgttttccttggttGCTCTGTCACATCTAGCAATCAAGGATGCGttctcaagtttatcttttgttttgtaattaaaaTCCCATCTTTGAAGGTGACgagttgattcttgtgtcctggacgGTCTGTCTGTGGCTATCTGCAGACCTCGGACTGAGgggtctgccgacagtggccaacgccaggtgccccagagggagtgaacagaatggggacgcctcacatgatccctcccctgtcgctgattcccagcctctgacaaacagaaactgGAGATACTAGCCCTGCCCATCTTGATGGACCTATCCCAGtgcttttttgaagcctgttaaagtcctggccgtCACAGCATCctgcggcgaggagttccacaggttgacggcatagtgcatgaagaaaaacgtcctttggtttgctttcaacctgctgcctattaaaccAAAGGTTCCCTCGAGAGACCAGAGGGGTGGACCCACATCGGTATTACAGACACTCTCGGTCAGAAGTTCATGACTGAATTCCCAACGAGAGCCCCCAGACGGCCACTTTCAGTAATGCCTCGTGAACGTGTCCCCTGCCCGGCATGGCTAGAGACATCCACTAAGGAAGCTCTGCTCCCTGGTGCCTGCTTCGAGATACACGTTCCTCCCCGTCTGCAACAAGGGAGGAAAGATTTTGCTTTGGCTTACCCTTGCTGGAATGCCACATGGTCCATGAGCGAGTAAAGGAAAGACACGTGAAAGCCGCCGTCTAAATTCATCAGGTCGCCGATCATGTTAACGGCTCCTCGACTTAATTTGCCTTCTTTAATCAAATATTCCTGGTCGGGAAGAGAGGCAGGGTTGAAAGGCCAGGATTTCAGTTCCAATGCACGAAGGAATTATTCGGGATCTGTCAGGTAGATGACCCCGCCGTGGGCGCAAAAACGCTTTGCGAACATCTCGCATCTCACACCTGACGAACTAAGCAACTATCCTTCTACAAAAGGGATGTCACACaccaacaagggtatgtctactctacagcgttatttcgaaatatctaatttcgaaatagttattttgaaataacgcgtctatacagtgcttatttcgaaataacgcgtctatacagcgcttatttcgaaaaagcaattcctcgtggaaggaggtttaCCCATTTCAAAAGAAGCCCTCcattctttcgaattaatttcgaaacaGCAGTTGGCTTGTGTCGACGCTAGGaacggtatttcgaaataacggctgttatttcgaaataactttgctgggtagacgtacccttacagagagagactgcggAACGGAAagtcatctgcaagtttgacccAGTGACCCTGGGCCAGAATACCCTGGCTGGCGCATTACacagccaatttcccctgcctttaacatccgcATGTTCACATCAAATGCGACGAATAGGACGCATCTCTCCCACTTCATCAGTCGCATTACTACGGGTCCTACCCTTGACAGCTGCTTCGGCTGCTAGATACCTCTCTTGGtttccaactcatctgaggaagcgggttttacccacaaaagctcacgagcCTGTATAGATTTGTGAGTTGCTAAGGGCTTTGGTTTTCAATTTGGGGGTCTAGATCGACCCTctggagggtcgatcttctcGTTAGTGTAGGTGTCAGAGGGGACGACTCACTTTTAATGATAATTAAAACATCTTATAAGCTACTTATATAAGAAAAACCGATGAATATCTGAACAGCCAGacacccagtgtcctgtctgcccacagtggccaatgccaggtgctccagagggagagaATAGAACAGGGATTCAGCAAGTGACCCTcctctgtcgcccatttccaggcACAAAGAAGCGAGGAACACCCTctctgcctatcctggctaacagtCATTTGATGAAGCTAACCTCCCTGAACGTATcccgctcttttttgaactctgttcaaggcctggtctccactgcgtcctctggcaaggagttccacaggttaacggtgCGCCACGTGAATGAATATGTAGCAATGAAGAGGCCCATGTACGGCCGCTGCAGCAAAGTCACAATTTTCTCAAGTCATAACCGTGGCAAGGTGCATGCTGGGGTATTATTTAAGGACTAACATATTTTTACCTGTGGTAAAAATTAGTCACCAGGGAGGCAGCGTCGAGGGGACGACTCATTTAAACCAGAGGGGCTtgttcctctcctgcactcagcCAGGAGGGAATGCAAGGGTCTCTAGTGCCTaacctggccccagcccaaaACAGAGGATCAAAATCGCTTGGAGGCAGAAAGCACGGTTCGAGTAGGCAGGAGACTTTCTTGCCGACGAATCGAGGCAGCAGACGGTTTTGGTATTCCCGGGGATGGGAGAAAGAACTCCTGACCCATCATCGAGGAAAACTCAAACCGGTAAGATGGGGCAGCCACATCTGTCTGCAGGATTCCAGC encodes the following:
- the LOC102456958 gene encoding L-amino-acid oxidase-like isoform X3, with translation MDGFSLLPFFLLAAFPGSQSLPLPRHDWEKCFVDSDYEELVKLAKNGLKGECSKKVVIVGAGIGGLTAAKLLKDAGCQITILEASNRVGGRILTHREDDWYAELGAMRLPRDHRIVHEFIHQYKLPLSPFYGSNDNTWYLVNNVRARHIDVEQDPDVLEYPVLPSEKGKSATALYNQTLDTVTTDCRALKEKYDSFTIKEYLIKEGKLSRGAVNMIGDLMNLDGGFHVSFLYSLMDHVAFQQGLDEITGGFDKLPEAFYRSLKRDIRFQAPVVRIIQDGDGVRVFYHKPHAPLPLSETADYVLVATAAKAVRLIKFSPPLSPSKTRALRSVHFSKDVKIFLACRKRFWELDGIFGGKSVTGHPARNIYYPSHNFSSGVGVVLASYTVDDDADFFNSLSDEMCADLVREDLAKIHQLPKSYVQKVCDKHVVKKWGQDKYSMGAYVSLTPYQFTDFAAALHQNEGRVYFAGEYTAQQHGWIDTAMKAGLRAARDIHQAVGTSPSWSQSERKGNELL
- the LOC102456958 gene encoding L-amino-acid oxidase-like isoform X1, with protein sequence MSQVRGLITRGPPPAHRTKRVPVEPLLPFFLLAAFPGSQSLPLPRHDWEKCFVDSDYEELVKLAKNGLKGECSKKVVIVGAGIGGLTAAKLLKDAGCQITILEASNRVGGRILTHREDDWYAELGAMRLPRDHRIVHEFIHQYKLPLSPFYGSNDNTWYLVNNVRARHIDVEQDPDVLEYPVLPSEKGKSATALYNQTLDTVTTDCRALKEKYDSFTIKEYLIKEGKLSRGAVNMIGDLMNLDGGFHVSFLYSLMDHVAFQQGLDEITGGFDKLPEAFYRSLKRDIRFQAPVVRIIQDGDGVRVFYHKPHAPLPLSETADYVLVATAAKAVRLIKFSPPLSPSKTRALRSVHFSKDVKIFLACRKRFWELDGIFGGKSVTGHPARNIYYPSHNFSSGVGVVLASYTVDDDADFFNSLSDEMCADLVREDLAKIHQLPKSYVQKVCDKHVVKKWGQDKYSMGAYVSLTPYQFTDFAAALHQNEGRVYFAGEYTAQQHGWIDTAMKAGLRAARDIHQAVGTSPSWSQSERKGNELL
- the LOC102456958 gene encoding L-amino-acid oxidase-like isoform X2, producing MAVDPTGPLLPFFLLAAFPGSQSLPLPRHDWEKCFVDSDYEELVKLAKNGLKGECSKKVVIVGAGIGGLTAAKLLKDAGCQITILEASNRVGGRILTHREDDWYAELGAMRLPRDHRIVHEFIHQYKLPLSPFYGSNDNTWYLVNNVRARHIDVEQDPDVLEYPVLPSEKGKSATALYNQTLDTVTTDCRALKEKYDSFTIKEYLIKEGKLSRGAVNMIGDLMNLDGGFHVSFLYSLMDHVAFQQGLDEITGGFDKLPEAFYRSLKRDIRFQAPVVRIIQDGDGVRVFYHKPHAPLPLSETADYVLVATAAKAVRLIKFSPPLSPSKTRALRSVHFSKDVKIFLACRKRFWELDGIFGGKSVTGHPARNIYYPSHNFSSGVGVVLASYTVDDDADFFNSLSDEMCADLVREDLAKIHQLPKSYVQKVCDKHVVKKWGQDKYSMGAYVSLTPYQFTDFAAALHQNEGRVYFAGEYTAQQHGWIDTAMKAGLRAARDIHQAVGTSPSWSQSERKGNELL